The Myxococcales bacterium genome contains the following window.
CTGGGTCCCCGCGCCTTTCTTTTCTTCTCACAACCGTCGGCTGCGGCGGCCTCTCCCCGCAACGCGGTTCTCGGCCATGGCCTCGGGGCACTCATCGGTTGGGTGTGCTTTGTCGTATTTGACATCGACACCGCTTTCGGAGGCATTGCCGCCATCGCGGTTTCCCTCAGTCTGATCAGCGCCGTCATGATCGCGACCAACCTCTCCCATCCGCCCGCCGCTTCCACCGCGCTGATGGTTTCCATGGGCCTGATTCACGGTGGGGCAGAGTTGGTTGCGATCATCGTCGCCGTCGCGCTGCTGGCCGCACAGGCCTTCGTGTTCAATCGGTTGTCCGGGATTTCCTACCCCGTCTGGGCTCCCCGGGCAGCTGCGCCAGCAGAAGGCTTCGTACCCCTGGCGCTAGAAACCGACGAAGCAGCCACGCCGAGCGATCCCTACGCTGCGGTGTGGCCAACCAACTGGTCCGGCGCGGGGCAATCCAGCGACCGGGCAGGAATAAGTGATGCTCGCCTGCGTTCGCGTTTCTTGATCAGGACGACCACTCGTCAAAGCAGGTGATCTCTTCCGGCGGTTGCCGGACCGCCAGCTTGAAATCGGTTCCCACCGTGTACGCAACCGGCAGCAACGCGACCTGCATCACGTCGTCGGGAATGTTCAGAAGTTTTGCGATATCGGCTTCGAAGAACAGGCTGATCGTCGTCAGCGTCGAACCGAGCCCCCGACTGCGCAGTGCAAGCTGGAAGTTCCACATCGCCGGAAAGATCGAGCCGTAGATGGCAGCCGCCATCCCATGCGGCGCACCATCCGGCAAACGGCCCTGCAGGCACGGGATCACCAGCGCCGGCACTTCGCCCATGTGATCGAGCAACCATCCCGCGGAGTCGTAGACGCGGTGGGTCTGGGCATCGGCGTCGGGGAGTTGTGCCCTGGCTTGATCGATGAACTGCTTGCCGCGCCCGTAGATCTCCCCGACGGCCTTTCTCTTCTCGGGATCCATCACGACCAGCCAACGCCATTGTTGCGTGTTTGATGCGGTCGGTGCTTGCTGGGACAAACGAATGCAGTCGAGGATCACTTCTCGTTCGACGGGGCGCTCGAGATCGAGGCGACGGCGCACCGCTCTCGTGGTGGAAAGCAATCGGTCTGTCTCTTTGAGATCGAAGGGGGCGGCCATTGTTTCTCCAGTCCTCTGGTGATTCGATGCCCAGCGACGGGCAGAGACTCCATTCTATGGCGTGCTGTAGGGGGACGACAGGCGAAGTCGAGAGTGAATCGGGAGGCGGAAGCCTCGTCACCATCCAGCTGTCCATCCACACCCCCTCCCCGTAGCGCCAATACAAAGGCCCGGGGACTGGGCTGATCGAGCGAATTGCCGCGTTCCAGAGGGGATCGGCTCCATATAGTGCGCACTCGCAGTCAATTTCAAGAATGGCCTCGCTCTATCATTAATCAGCAACTTCGGCCGCAAGTATCGGGCCCGCTTACCGGGGAAGCCAATCGGGCTAAACTGGGCTCCAGACCCGCAGCATCCAAAATCTCACAAATATTGATTTTCATTGAACTTTCTCTTGCAAGGCGAGTCTCGAGTGACGCATAATAGAGTTCGCACAGGCACTTCATTGGAGAACAAGTTCATGCACAACTCTATTTCACCGGCATCGACCGGCCGCCTCAAGTCGGTCTGCGCCCTATTGATTGTCACAATGGGCCTGCTCATTGCCGGATCCGCCAGCGCGACGAGCGTTTCATACACCCTCGACGCCCACTTCATTTTTCCCAGTTCTCTAGACATTACCGGTCAAGGCACGTTCACCGCCGACGATGTGACTGGTGTCATTAGCGCGTTCGAGTGGGCCGCGATCCCTAGCTACTCCTTTTCCTCTCTATCTTTGACTGACTTCGACTCTGGGTCCGCGACATTTGTCGCAGGTGTTCTAACCGGATTGTCCGTCGACGCAAACGACGGATACACGAGGCTCGTGCTTTCCGTCGGAGACGGCGATGGCGGGCCGATCGCAGAACTCAGGACCGATCTCTTTTTCGCCATGGGCTCATACGCCATTTTTGATGCCGAGACAGGAACCCAAATTCTCGGAGTGACCGCGTCGCCGATGCCGGAACCCAGCGCGGCCGTGCTTTACGGAGCAGGCCTTCTCATCGCCAACGGGACGATGCGCAGGCGGCGGCAACGCTAGGCTAGTCCCCCCAAAGAAAACGACGACACGCGGAGATATTGCGCGTCGCCAGCGCAGCCCGAGAGTCGTGCGGAGTTAACAACCTCACCACTTCGCTGCTCGCTCTTTTGCCTTCCTTGCGTTGTCTTGTCTTCTCTGCCTGGGAGCCATCCCGGCGAGCCCCCCGCAAATAACCCACCGATCGCTTCCGTAGTCTTCTGTCAAGCGCAGATTTTCCGTCAAGCGCGGAAAATTCCAGCTGGGTAGCGACCCAGCGTCGACAATCAAGCGTGTACCCTGGATGGTCGATGAGAATTCAAACACGACGCATTCGAGATGGCTCGGGTGCGTGCGGCAGGAGCTGACTGTGACTCACACAATTCTGATTATCGACGACGACCAAGCTGTACACAATATGGTGGACGAGCATCTTCGTGCCGACGACCTGCGTGTACTGCACACCTGCAGCCCAATGGAAGGAATTCAGCTGGCTGCCGTCGAGCTTCCCGACGTCGTTCTGCTCGACGTCAACATGCCGGGTATGGACGGACTCAAGGTCTGCCGCCATCTGAAGGAAGCGGAAACCACGCGTGACATCCCGATCATCTTTCTGACGGTAAACCGCGACGCCAAGCAGATCGCGCGTGCCCTCGACTGCGGTGGAAGCGACTACATCCACAAGCCCTTCGAGCAAGTCGAGCTTCAAGCCAGAGTGAGGGCAACCCTGCGAACGAAACGCATGCTCGATCTCCTCAAGGTGCAAGCGCGCATCGACGGGCTCACGGGCCTCAAGAATCGCGCGGCCCTCGACGACGCCCTCGAAGCTTCGATGTCCGCGTTTCAGCGCATGGACGCGCCGATGTCGCTGCTGATGCTCGACGTCGATCATTTCAAAGAGATCAACGACCAACACGGCCACGGTGTCGGAGACGAAGTTCTGCGACATATCGGCGAGGTCATCTCGGCGACCTGCCGGCCCTACGATACGGCGTGTCGCTTTGGAGGAGACGAATTTACTGTGATCTTCGGCCAGACTCTCGCGTCCCAATCCGAACTCGCTGCGAAGCGAATGATGGCCGCGATCGTTGGGCAACCGGTCCGCGCAGAGAAATATGAGCTCAACATCAAACTGAGCGGCGGCCTGGTCTCGGTCGAAAATCTCCCCGACGAGGCGACGGTCGCCGATCTCGTCAAAGCGGCGGACGCAGCCTTGTATGAGGCGAAGCGCTCGGGTCGAGGCCGGCTCGTAATCCACGAATAGCTGCGCAAAAGACGTCGCCGCGGCCCCTTTCCCTCGGCTGCGGTGCATCGGAAGAAAATTCAGTACAACAGAGACCGAGGGAATCCCATGAGAGTGGTAGCGGGGGTATTCGCAGCGGTCTTTCTGCTCAGCGCCGCTGTACAGTGGAACGATCCCGATCCGCTTCGCTGGATTTGCGCATATCTCGTGGCAGCGGTGCTCTCGATCACAGCAGCGATGGGACGCACCCTGCTGATCCCGAACGCAGCGGCCGCGGCGGTGTTCGCCGCCTGGTTCCTGTCACTCGCCCCAACGATCGGATCCGCCGACCCTGAAGCCTTCACTTCGTTCCAGATGAAAGACGTGAGCCACGAAGAGCCGCGGGAGGCGATGGGGCTGGCCCTGTGTGCTGTTTGGACCGCCGTCCTGGCGGGATTCGCGTGGCGCGCCAAGCATCATTGCGAGCACCGCGCCTAGGAGTCTGCGCGGCAGAAGGCGCACGCCCCTAGCCCACAGATCATTTCGCGTTGCTGTCCGCCTCGAAGTAGGACTGCAATTCTCCGATTTCTTGGTATGGGCGGGTGACTATTCCTACAGCCTTCCGAAGGTTGCCCAACCCACCGCGTATTCCGAATTTCCTCCGCTAGCCCCATGCACCTCGCTCTGTACCGAGTACCGGTCGAACGACTCCTGCAAAATAAATTAAAAACCCTAGGTCGCTTCCGATTGCATCCCCTGGCCGCGAATCCCCTAAAGGCTGTATGGCGAATAGGCGATTCGACCTAGTAGCGCAGCAACATTGGGCGGCACGGATCTAGTTCGCCATCTGCTCGAGTTGCGCTGAATACTTGGAGGAGCTCCTGTTCGTGACGAATCAATCACTCGTTGATGCGATTGCCGTGCTTCCGGCTGATGCCCGCGCGCATATCGACAAAATTATCGCTGAAAACGAAGAGCTTCGTTCGTTTGTGAAAGAAAAGGAACGCCTTCTGCGTTCCATGGGGGAGCTCCACGCGCAATGTCTCGAACTCCATGACGTCGAGGCAGAACTTCATAACGAACTCGCTCGGGTCTATGTGTCGGCCACCCAATTGAGTTCTTCCATCTCGCGGCCCGAGATCATCTCCGCATTACAGCAGATCATCGCCAACCTGATCGGCTCCGAAGAAGTCGCAATTCTGTCCTCCGAGCCCGAAATCGCAGGAGGCACCAAACCGCAGGTGCTTTCGCAGTGGGGGATCGAGTCCGATTGGATCGAGAAGCGAGAAGAGGACTGGGCACTGATAGAGGAGGTGCTGCGAACGGGAACCTCTTTCTATTCGTATTCACTGGCGATTTCGACGAAGGCGAGTTGAGCGAAGGAACAAACCAGACCCTGAATGCCTGTTTTGTATTGCGCGCGGGCGAAAAACTCGCGGGGGCAGTTGCCATTTTCAAACTACTTCCGCAAAAGCACTCGCTTACCAAGGCAGACCAGCAGCTTTGCGAAATGATCGCAATGCTGGGGGGCCAGGCTTTGTATTGCAGCGAACTGCATTCTCGACTGAATCCGGAACAAGAATAGCGTCGCTTCGCGAACTGAATCTTCAAGAGCAACCTGGGAGTACATGTGGGAGTCAAAGCCAGAATCCTTTGCGTGGAGGACAGCCGTGTTTTCC
Protein-coding sequences here:
- a CDS encoding HPP family protein, translating into MTMTKTRSEFLIKWIARLARIQPWYLMVRYPNRWTRSLFAFVNGGVSILIMAAMANYSHQPLLFPSLGPRAFLFFSQPSAAAASPRNAVLGHGLGALIGWVCFVVFDIDTAFGGIAAIAVSLSLISAVMIATNLSHPPAASTALMVSMGLIHGGAELVAIIVAVALLAAQAFVFNRLSGISYPVWAPRAAAPAEGFVPLALETDEAATPSDPYAAVWPTNWSGAGQSSDRAGISDARLRSRFLIRTTTRQSR
- a CDS encoding nitroreductase family protein, translating into MAAPFDLKETDRLLSTTRAVRRRLDLERPVEREVILDCIRLSQQAPTASNTQQWRWLVVMDPEKRKAVGEIYGRGKQFIDQARAQLPDADAQTHRVYDSAGWLLDHMGEVPALVIPCLQGRLPDGAPHGMAAAIYGSIFPAMWNFQLALRSRGLGSTLTTISLFFEADIAKLLNIPDDVMQVALLPVAYTVGTDFKLAVRQPPEEITCFDEWSS
- a CDS encoding transmembrane 220 family protein, with product MRVVAGVFAAVFLLSAAVQWNDPDPLRWICAYLVAAVLSITAAMGRTLLIPNAAAAAVFAAWFLSLAPTIGSADPEAFTSFQMKDVSHEEPREAMGLALCAVWTAVLAGFAWRAKHHCEHRA
- a CDS encoding diguanylate cyclase produces the protein MTHTILIIDDDQAVHNMVDEHLRADDLRVLHTCSPMEGIQLAAVELPDVVLLDVNMPGMDGLKVCRHLKEAETTRDIPIIFLTVNRDAKQIARALDCGGSDYIHKPFEQVELQARVRATLRTKRMLDLLKVQARIDGLTGLKNRAALDDALEASMSAFQRMDAPMSLLMLDVDHFKEINDQHGHGVGDEVLRHIGEVISATCRPYDTACRFGGDEFTVIFGQTLASQSELAAKRMMAAIVGQPVRAEKYELNIKLSGGLVSVENLPDEATVADLVKAADAALYEAKRSGRGRLVIHE